Part of the Musa acuminata AAA Group cultivar baxijiao chromosome BXJ2-7, Cavendish_Baxijiao_AAA, whole genome shotgun sequence genome is shown below.
GGTGCTTGCGGCGAGGACCGGCGCGTTGACAACGAGGCAGGCAATAGTGGGATGTGGGTTGACGTCCCAACTCTTAAACAGTGCAAGTATCCGATGGTTGACTTCGAGGTGCAATTAAACAATGGTTGACCTCGATATCAACATAAGCAACCTTTTGAGTGCAATCAAAAGCATCAAACTGAGGGAACGAAAGAATTCTCAAAAAGTCAGATTGATGTTCCTACTGATCTACACACACAGGAAATATGAATTGGTGTTCCTACTTAACAAGGAAGAGATTACAGCACAAAAAGATGTAATGTGCATTTaattagaagcttgattcaagaaAATTTCCCACAGTAGAAGCTAACATTGTCATCAAGAACTGGATCAGTCATGGCCGCCACATAAGACACAACTGCTACGATGAACAGAGTACTCCTTGGCGGCGATGGTCCTGTCGGTAAACCGCTCCGACATGATCTTCCGGCCGCATTCCGGCGATCCCAGATGCCTCCCCCACGCCTCTGAGATCGAAGCAAGACAGCCCGAACTGGAATTTCCACCATGTTCTTTGAGCGGTTTTGATCGCAGCACCAACCACGCCATGTTCTTGAACCATCTCGCGACTCGTGAGCGCTTCCTCCGCGCTTGGCCCAGCGGCgccgaaagaggaggaggaggaggaggaggaggcacggCGGAGTGCGGCATGGAGAAGCACCGACCGGCGCCAGCGGAGTCGAGTTGCCTCATCAACGACTCAAGCTCAAAGGAGTCGTAGAGAGAGCTGCCGCAGTCCCACACGAGCCTGTTGGCCGATGCACCGGCTGGAGCCTTCTCCATGAAAGCGGAAGGAAACAGGAAAAAGAATGAGGAGGAGAGAAGCAAGCAAAGGCGATCACCAAAGCTGTAATGTAGCGTTAAGTACACATATACGCATGACGTGGTTAATTACGGAGGAGCCGCTAATCTTAATTAAATGAGCTCATAATTTAGAAGGAAAGCTTGAAATCTACCTAGAAATGAAGCAAATCAAGCTCATAATGGAGTTGATCAAGGGATTAAATGGCTTTTATCATTGCTCTAAACTACACATAGTTAACTATCTTCTTTCGTTCGTAGGTTAATTATAGAAATCCTCCATAAACACATGGAAATAATCTAGACGCACTACCttatttaactttatatatatatatgctttcctagtattattgaaaacaaaattataataacatgttttttattattgttaaaaatactataacataatataaaaatataaaaaaaacataatactTTTACTCACTTTGTacagaaatattatattataatatttttatatgtatTCTGATATTACTGAaagtattataataatatttaaaaaatatgataatgaAACTGATTCATCCTATCAGTCgatccataaaaaaaatatatattatagatgtaaaaaaaaaaatgaagggcGCTTTCTTGAAGCAGAGAGTTTTGATCTTATTAGCAACAACCTGAGAATTAGTAACAACAATGGGTGCACAAAATGATGTTTCTGCAGGCAAACTACTTCGATCTCAATGTATCATACAGCTGAAGCATTATAACACAAAATACAATACAAAATGAAAAAAGAGATACAGAGAGTGAAAAGCACTAAAGAAACACATTAGTTATCTATATGAGTCTCAAGATGATGATGTCCCCATCAGATGATCTGTTGTCGTCAGTATGATCATCACAGCCGAACACGCATGCCGAATCCATGCTTCACCTTCTCAACCCTGTCAAAAAC
Proteins encoded:
- the LOC103991886 gene encoding uncharacterized protein LOC103991886, coding for MEKAPAGASANRLVWDCGSSLYDSFELESLMRQLDSAGAGRCFSMPHSAVPPPPPPPPLSAPLGQARRKRSRVARWFKNMAWLVLRSKPLKEHGGNSSSGCLASISEAWGRHLGSPECGRKIMSERFTDRTIAAKEYSVHRSSCVLCGGHD